In Luteimonas viscosa, the genomic window CCGACGACCTGCTGGAGAAGGGCAGGATCGTCAGCACCCGCGGCCGCAATCCGGTCAACGACACCGAGTTCAGCGCCACGCCCGGCGACCTGATCGACGGTGCGCCGGTGGTGGTGATCATCGACGCGGGCTCGGCGAGCGCCTCGGAAGTGCTGGCCGGCGCGCTGCACGACAACGGCCGCGCGCGCATCGTCGGCAGCCGCAGTTTCGGCAAGGGCTCGGTGCAGACGGTGATGCCGCTGGGCAATGGCGACGCGGTCAAGCTCACCACCGCGCGTTACTACACGCCCAGCGGGCGTTCGATCCAGGCGCGCGGGATCGATCCCGACCTCGTGCTCAAGCCCGACACCAGCGAACCCGAAGTGGCCTCGACCACGCCCGGTTACACCGAGGCCACGCTGCCTGGCCACCTGCGTGGCGAGGAGGAGGAGGAAGGCACCACCGCCGGGGACGTGCTCGATGGCGACGGTCCGATCGACGCGGCGCTCGCGGAGCTGAAGAAGCCGACGCCCGGGGTGGCGCCGGCACCGACGCCCGCGCCGGTCGGCGAGTAGTCTCGCCGGGACGCGAGCCGTTTGCGCAGGGGAATGGCGCGCCGTGGGTCGTCGCACCCGATGCGGACCGGGGCCACGCACTCGATCGGGACCTGGACGATGGGCCGGTGGGCGTGGACGCGCGCTACGCCTTGCCGACGAGCCTGAGGCCCAGCCACACGGCGCCGATGCCCAGCAGCACGCTGCCGCCGACGTAACCCGTCGCCACCAACCACTCGCCGCGCCGCAGCAGTTGCGCGGTTTCCAGTCCGAACGCCGAGAACGTGGTGAACCCGCCGAGCAGGCCGACGAACAGCAGCAGGCGCAGGTCCGGCGACAACCATCCCGGATGGCGCTCTGCCAGGCCCGCGAGCAAGCCGGCGACCAGGCAACCGGCCAGGTTCACCACGAAGGTTCCCAGCGGGAATTTCTGCGGCGTGGCCGCGTGCATGGTCCACGTCGCCAGCAGGTAGCGCGCGATCGACCCCGCCGCGCCGCCGAGGCCGACCAGCGCCAGCGCCTGCAGCGTCGGCGGCATGCTCAGCGCGGCTTGGCCGGCAGCGGGAAGGGCGTGACCACCTTCTCGCCCGATTCGGCGTCGCGGATCGCCGACTGGCCCTTCTTCTCCACTTCCTCCACCCGCAGGATCGCCTGCATCGGCAGGTGCAGCGCACGGGTGTTGCCGAACTCGTCGCGCAGCCGTTCCTCGGTGGGGTCGACCACGAGCCCGTCGTGCACGTCGAACACCAGCTCGGCGACCTCGACGAAGCCCCACAGCCGGCCGCTGTCCACGCGCCGCGCGTACAGCTCGTAGACCTTGCCGTGGTTCAGGAAGGTGACCTTGTAGAGCGGCTTGGACATGGGGGGATTATAGGGAGCCGTGATTGGTGATTACCGGCCTGCGGCCGTTGAAAAGCGCCTCGTGATTGGTAATTCGAAACAGCGGTGCGTGGGGCGGCGCTTTACCCAATCACGAATGACCAGTCACCACCCTCAATACCCCTTCAGCCGGCGCAGTCGCCGCGCGATCGCGCCACGCGAGGCGATCGCGAACACGATCCCGAACAGGAAGCCGGCCGCATGCGCGGCCCAGGCCACCGCGCCGAAGGCCGGGCCGATGTAGGCGAACACGATCTGCAGTGCCGCCCAGACCCCGATCAGCAGCGAGGCCGGCGCCCGCACGAACTCAAGGAACAGCCCCAGCGGCACCACCACCCCCAGCCGCGCCCGCGGGAACAGCGCCAGGTAGGCGCCGATCAGCGCCGAGACCGCGCCGCTGGCGCCGATGATCAGCCGGTCGGGCGCGCCGATCACCAGCACCGCGAACAGGTTGGCCAGCGCGCCGCCGAGGAAGAACAGCGCCAGGAACCGCCACGGCCCCATCACCCGCTCGGCAGGCAGGCCGAAGATCAGCAGGAACACCAGGTTGCCGAGCAGGTGCGCCCAGTCGGCGTGCAGGAACAGGGCGCTGAACAGGCGCAGCCACTGCTGCGGGTCGGTCCAGGTGTCCCAGGGGCCGTCGCCGGGCGCGCCGCCGGCCAGCGCGCCCCATTCCAGCAGCAACGTGCGCTGCAGCGCATCGGGACGCGACAACGCCCACAGGAACGCCGCCCACAACAGCGCGGCCAGCAGCGGCGTCGCCCAGCGCAGCGACGCCCCGGAGCGGGTGGGGACCGACACGAACATGGCGCGACCTTACACGTTCGCGCGCGTCGCCGGCTTCCGGCGGCGCCCGCCGCGTGCCGCAACGCACATTCACCACACGCCCCAGTACGGTATAGTGCGCGCCGCGTCGTGGGTCGGGAGGGCGAGTTCCGGCGGCGAAGGCGGGCCAGGCGGCCCGTCTGCACTGCGGCGCGGCACATCCCGTCACCGGAGAGAGACCCAGCAATGCGCACGATTCCCCACGTCACGGTCCTGGCGCTCGGCATTGCCGGCGCGATGGCCTTCGCCTCCCACGCCCACGCCGCCGGCTTCCAGCTCAAGGAAAACAGCGTCAAGTCGATGGGCAGTGCCTTCGCCGGCACCGCCGCCAAGACCGGCGATTCCTCGGTCGTCGCCAACAACCCGGCGGTGATGACCCAGTTCGAAGGCAACACCTTCCAGATCGACGTCACCGCGATCGACCTCAGCTACGAGTTCGAAGGCACCGCGACCGACGCCTTCGGCCGCCCGATGACCGGCGGCAACGGCGGCGACGCCGGCGACATCACCCCGGTCCCGGCGATGTCCTACATCCGCAAGTTCGACAACGGCGTCGCCTTCGGCGCCATGGTCAGCGCCCCGTTCGGCCTCAAGACCGAATACGAGGACGGCTGGGTGGGCCGCTACTTCGCCCATACCTCCGACGTGCAGATCGTCGACCTGACCCTGTCGGGCGCGATCGACATCACCGACCGCTTCTCGGTGGGCCTGGGCGCGATCGTCTCGCGCGCGGACGTCACCCTGTCGCGCTCGGTCGACTTCGGCACCCTGCTGTACTCCAACCCGGCCACGCGCCCGCTGCCGTTCGCGCAGCCGCAGGCGGCCGACGGCTTCGTGGAAGTGGGCGGCGACGACAACGGCCTCGGCTGGCTGGTGGGCGCGCACTTCCGCCCGACCGACAACGTCGCGATCGGCGTCAGCTACCGCTCCGAGATCGACTACGAACTGCGCGGCACCGCCGACTGGACCGTGCCGGGCAACGTCGCGGCGGTGTTCGGGGCCAGCCCGTTCACCGCCCCGCTGTTCCAGGACGGCAATGTGTCGGCCAACCTGACCACGCCGTCGATCCTCTCGGTCGGCGCCACCTGGCAGCTCAACGAGCGCTTCGCGCTGTCGGCCAGCTGGGCCGAGACCGGCTGGGAATCGCTGCGCGAGGTGCGGATCGATTTCGACAACCCCGATCCGGATGCGGTCGAGCCGTTCGAGTGGGACGACACCAGCTTCGTGTCGATCGGCGCCGAGTACAAGCTCAACGACAGCTGGACGCTGCGCGGCGGCATCGCCGACGACCAGACCCCGACCAGCCTCGTGCACCGTACCCCGCGCCTGCCCGACGACGACCGCCGCTGGTACTCGGTCGGCGCCACCTGGATGGTGAGCGACGCGCTCGACGTCAACTTCGGCTTCACCCACATCAAGCCGGACGACCCGAAGGTCGCCATCACCTCCAGCGGCTCGCGGATCGCCGGTCCCTACGACGGCAGCGCCAACCTCTACGGCGTGTCGGCGCAGTACCGCTTCTGATCCTGCGCTTCATCGCGACATGGAAAAGCCCCGCTTCGGCGGGGCTTTTTTATGCTTCTGCGGTCGGTGACGGCGGTGCTGGCGGCAAAAAGCGGGGCGCCACCTGCTGGTTGCATTCCCGCGTGGCTTCGGCTTGCGGAGCGTCCGGCGGCCGCGGCCTCAGGGGCGACGACGAGCCGGGGACCGGCGTCGCCCGGGTAAGCGAAGCGCACCCGGGGCGAATCCCGCGCCGGGCGACGCCAATCGCCGGGAGACTTTCCCCCGGCGCGCTCGTACCCGGTGCATCGCGCACTGCTACGCACCGCGCCGAAACGCATCGCACTTGTCCAACCGTAACCGCTCTCGACCCGCACCTGCGCTGGCGCGGAGGTGCTTCGACTTGCTGCTATCGCCTGCGCGGCAGCTGGCCCGTGCCTGCACTGCAATCGTTCCTGATCGGTCGGCGCATGGACCGCGCGGCTTCTTCACCCGAGCCGCTGCAGCAGATACGTCCACGCCGGCAGCGTCGCCATCGCCAGCACGATGCCGTAGCCGACCATGGCCGCGGCCAGGCGCGGCGCCAGCCCGTGCGAGATCGCCAGGGCCGCGGCCGTGATCATCGGCGGCATCGCCGACTCCAGTACCGCCACCTGCAGCACCCCGCCGCGCAGGCCGACGCCCAGTGCCAGTGCGAGCGAGAGCGCCGGCAGCAGTGCCAGCTTGAGCAGCAGCCCGGTGGCCAGCGGCGCGATCTCGTCGCGCGGCAGCCTGAGCTGGATGGTGAGGCCCACCGCCAGCATCACCAGCATCAGCAGCACGCCAGACAGCCGCTCCAATGCGGAGGCAATCCACGCCGGCGGATGCTCGGGCATCAGGGTCAGCCCGAACGCCAGCGCCCACATCGGCGGGAAGCGCGCGATGCGCAGCGCGACCGCGCGCTTCGTGGGCGGATGCTCGCCACCGTACTGCGCCAGCACCACCAGCCCGAGCGTCGACAGCATCACGAAGGTGCCGAACTGGTCGTAGACCACCGCATACGGCAACGCCTGCGCGCCGAGCAGCGCCTCGACCATCGGGTAGCCGATGAAGCTGGTGTTGCCGAGCATCGTGCACAACAGCAGCACCGCGAACTCGTCGCGGCGCAGGCGCAGGCGTGGCGACAGCAGGCGCAGCAGTCCCCACGTGGCGGCCGCTAGCGCCCACGGCACCAGCACCAGCCCGAGCAGCGAGAGGTCGAAACGCAGCCGCGGCACGTGGATCAGGATCGCCGCCGGCAGGCACACGTACAGCACCACCCGGTTCAGCGTCTCCGCGGCGTT contains:
- a CDS encoding DUF1820 family protein, translated to MSKPLYKVTFLNHGKVYELYARRVDSGRLWGFVEVAELVFDVHDGLVVDPTEERLRDEFGNTRALHLPMQAILRVEEVEKKGQSAIRDAESGEKVVTPFPLPAKPR
- a CDS encoding AEC family transporter, producing the protein MAFDAFALMLAMLALGMAFARLRVLPGNAAETLNRVVLYVCLPAAILIHVPRLRFDLSLLGLVLVPWALAAATWGLLRLLSPRLRLRRDEFAVLLLCTMLGNTSFIGYPMVEALLGAQALPYAVVYDQFGTFVMLSTLGLVVLAQYGGEHPPTKRAVALRIARFPPMWALAFGLTLMPEHPPAWIASALERLSGVLLMLVMLAVGLTIQLRLPRDEIAPLATGLLLKLALLPALSLALALGVGLRGGVLQVAVLESAMPPMITAAALAISHGLAPRLAAAMVGYGIVLAMATLPAWTYLLQRLG
- the crcB gene encoding fluoride efflux transporter CrcB, with amino-acid sequence MPPTLQALALVGLGGAAGSIARYLLATWTMHAATPQKFPLGTFVVNLAGCLVAGLLAGLAERHPGWLSPDLRLLLFVGLLGGFTTFSAFGLETAQLLRRGEWLVATGYVGGSVLLGIGAVWLGLRLVGKA
- a CDS encoding OmpP1/FadL family transporter, with translation MRTIPHVTVLALGIAGAMAFASHAHAAGFQLKENSVKSMGSAFAGTAAKTGDSSVVANNPAVMTQFEGNTFQIDVTAIDLSYEFEGTATDAFGRPMTGGNGGDAGDITPVPAMSYIRKFDNGVAFGAMVSAPFGLKTEYEDGWVGRYFAHTSDVQIVDLTLSGAIDITDRFSVGLGAIVSRADVTLSRSVDFGTLLYSNPATRPLPFAQPQAADGFVEVGGDDNGLGWLVGAHFRPTDNVAIGVSYRSEIDYELRGTADWTVPGNVAAVFGASPFTAPLFQDGNVSANLTTPSILSVGATWQLNERFALSASWAETGWESLREVRIDFDNPDPDAVEPFEWDDTSFVSIGAEYKLNDSWTLRGGIADDQTPTSLVHRTPRLPDDDRRWYSVGATWMVSDALDVNFGFTHIKPDDPKVAITSSGSRIAGPYDGSANLYGVSAQYRF
- a CDS encoding rhomboid family intramembrane serine protease, which encodes MFVSVPTRSGASLRWATPLLAALLWAAFLWALSRPDALQRTLLLEWGALAGGAPGDGPWDTWTDPQQWLRLFSALFLHADWAHLLGNLVFLLIFGLPAERVMGPWRFLALFFLGGALANLFAVLVIGAPDRLIIGASGAVSALIGAYLALFPRARLGVVVPLGLFLEFVRAPASLLIGVWAALQIVFAYIGPAFGAVAWAAHAAGFLFGIVFAIASRGAIARRLRRLKGY